In one window of Leifsonia sp. NPDC080035 DNA:
- a CDS encoding polyribonucleotide nucleotidyltransferase, translating to MEGPEIKFAEAVLDNGRFGTRTVRFETGRLAQQAQGAVAAYLDEETMLLSATSASKHPKDNFDFFPLTVDVEERSYAAGKIPGSFFRREGRPSTEAILVCRLIDRPLRPSFVDGLRNEVQIVITVLSIAPDEFYDALAINAASASTQISGLPFSGPIAGVRLALIPGNGQHEDQWIAFPKASQLEEAVFDLVVAGRVLTNEDGSEGDVAIMMVEAEATEGSWNLIQGGAVKPNEEVVAQGLEAAKPFIRQLVAAQNVIAEQAAKAIADYPVFLPYSQETYDNVAGLAYDELVNVYQIADKIERQNADDALKERVKVALTEKVEAGVLDPEVLTQFSAAYKSVSKVVMRGRVLREGIRIDGRGLTDIRPLDAEVQVIPRVHGSAIFQRGETQILGVTTLNMLKMEQQIDSLSPVTKKRYLHHYNFPPYSTGETGRVGSPKRREIGHGFLAERALVPVLPTREEFPYAIRQVSEALGSNGSTSMGSVCASTLSLLNAGVPLRAPVAGIAMGLISDVVDGETRYAALTDILGAEDALGDMDFKVAGTSEFVTAIQLDTKLDGIPSSVLAGALKQAKDARTTILSVLNAAIDTPDEMAPTAPRVISVQIPVDKIGELIGPKGKTINAIQDETGAEISIEEDGTVYIGATDGPSAEAARAQVNAIANPTNPEVGEQFLGTVVKIAAFGAFVSLLPGKDGLLHISEVRKLAGGKRVENVEDVLGVGQKILVEITKIDDRGKLSLAPVLADEADTHGRDAASEGPVEPAEG from the coding sequence TTGGAAGGTCCTGAAATCAAATTCGCCGAAGCCGTTCTCGACAACGGCCGCTTCGGCACCCGCACCGTCCGGTTCGAGACCGGACGACTCGCGCAGCAGGCGCAGGGCGCCGTCGCGGCGTACCTCGACGAGGAGACCATGCTGCTGAGCGCCACCAGCGCCAGCAAGCACCCGAAGGACAACTTCGACTTCTTCCCGCTGACCGTCGACGTGGAGGAGCGCTCCTACGCCGCCGGCAAGATCCCCGGCTCGTTCTTCCGCCGCGAGGGCCGCCCCTCCACCGAGGCGATCCTGGTCTGCCGCCTGATCGACCGCCCCCTGCGCCCGTCGTTCGTCGACGGCCTGCGCAACGAGGTCCAGATCGTCATCACCGTCCTGAGCATCGCTCCCGACGAGTTCTACGACGCCCTGGCGATCAACGCGGCAAGCGCATCCACCCAGATCTCCGGTCTGCCGTTCTCCGGCCCCATCGCCGGTGTGCGCCTCGCGCTCATCCCCGGCAACGGCCAGCACGAGGACCAGTGGATCGCGTTCCCGAAGGCTTCGCAGCTCGAGGAGGCCGTGTTCGACCTCGTCGTCGCCGGCCGCGTCCTCACCAACGAGGACGGCTCCGAGGGCGACGTCGCGATCATGATGGTCGAGGCGGAGGCCACCGAGGGCAGCTGGAACCTCATCCAGGGCGGCGCCGTGAAGCCGAACGAGGAGGTCGTCGCGCAGGGTCTGGAGGCGGCCAAGCCGTTCATCCGCCAGCTCGTCGCCGCGCAGAACGTCATCGCCGAGCAGGCCGCGAAGGCGATCGCCGACTACCCGGTGTTCTTGCCCTACTCGCAGGAGACCTACGACAACGTCGCCGGCCTCGCCTACGACGAGCTGGTGAACGTGTACCAGATCGCCGACAAGATCGAGCGCCAGAACGCCGACGACGCCCTCAAGGAGCGCGTCAAGGTCGCCCTCACCGAGAAGGTGGAGGCGGGCGTCCTCGACCCCGAGGTCCTCACGCAGTTCTCGGCGGCGTACAAGTCGGTGTCGAAGGTGGTCATGCGCGGTCGTGTGCTGCGCGAGGGCATCCGCATCGACGGCCGTGGCCTGACCGACATCCGTCCGCTCGACGCCGAGGTGCAGGTCATCCCGCGCGTCCACGGCTCGGCGATCTTCCAGCGCGGCGAGACCCAGATCCTGGGCGTCACCACGCTGAACATGCTCAAGATGGAGCAGCAGATCGACTCGCTGTCGCCGGTCACCAAGAAGCGCTACCTGCACCACTACAACTTCCCGCCGTACTCGACCGGTGAGACCGGCCGCGTCGGCTCGCCGAAGCGTCGCGAGATCGGGCACGGCTTCCTCGCCGAGCGCGCGCTCGTGCCGGTGCTGCCGACCCGCGAGGAGTTCCCGTACGCGATCCGTCAGGTGTCCGAGGCCCTCGGGTCCAACGGCTCCACCTCGATGGGCTCCGTCTGCGCCTCCACGCTGTCGCTGCTGAACGCGGGTGTGCCGCTGCGCGCCCCCGTCGCCGGCATCGCGATGGGCCTCATCTCCGACGTCGTCGACGGTGAGACCCGCTACGCGGCCCTGACCGACATCCTGGGCGCGGAGGACGCGCTCGGCGACATGGACTTCAAGGTCGCAGGCACCAGCGAGTTCGTCACCGCGATCCAGCTCGACACGAAGCTCGACGGCATCCCGTCGTCGGTGCTCGCCGGCGCGCTGAAGCAGGCCAAGGACGCTCGTACGACCATCCTCAGCGTGCTGAACGCCGCGATCGACACCCCGGACGAGATGGCCCCGACCGCGCCGCGCGTGATCTCGGTCCAGATCCCGGTGGACAAGATCGGTGAGCTGATCGGCCCGAAGGGCAAGACGATCAACGCGATCCAGGACGAGACCGGCGCCGAGATCTCCATCGAGGAGGACGGCACCGTCTACATCGGCGCCACCGACGGCCCGTCTGCCGAGGCGGCCCGCGCCCAGGTGAACGCGATCGCGAACCCCACCAACCCGGAGGTCGGCGAGCAGTTCCTCGGAACCGTCGTCAAGATCGCCGCGTTCGGTGCGTTCGTCTCGCTGCTCCCGGGCAAGGACGGCCTGCTGCACATCTCCGAGGTGCGCAAGCTCGCCGGCGGCAAGCGCGTGGAGAACGTCGAGGACGTGCTTGGCGTCGGCCAGAAGATCCTGGTGGAGATCACCAAGATCGACGACCGTGGCAAGCTGTCGCTCGCCCCGGTGCTCGCGGACGAGGCCGACACGCACGGCCGCGACGCCGCGTCCGAGGGCCCCGTGGAGCCCGCGGAGGGCTGA
- a CDS encoding Lrp/AsnC family transcriptional regulator, with protein sequence MRTFDSTDRRILVALSEDPRSTNVSLADRLGLSRNTVQARMAELERSGAFLSFERRISEQAAGFPLAAFVTVHVQQQKLAAIVGRLAEIPEIVQAYGLSGPSDLLLRVVCTDAQDLFRITGAIQSTEGVVRAETSLDMGELIPYRLRPLLTRD encoded by the coding sequence ATGCGCACGTTCGACAGCACCGACCGACGCATCCTCGTCGCACTCTCCGAGGATCCGCGATCGACCAACGTCTCCCTCGCCGACCGCCTCGGTCTCAGCCGGAACACCGTGCAGGCGAGGATGGCGGAACTCGAGCGCAGCGGAGCGTTCCTGTCGTTCGAGCGCCGCATCTCCGAGCAGGCCGCCGGCTTCCCGCTGGCGGCGTTCGTGACCGTGCACGTGCAGCAGCAGAAGCTCGCCGCGATCGTGGGGCGGCTGGCGGAGATCCCGGAGATCGTGCAGGCCTACGGGCTCTCCGGCCCGTCCGACCTGCTGCTGCGCGTCGTGTGCACGGACGCCCAGGACCTCTTCCGGATCACCGGCGCCATCCAGTCCACCGAGGGTGTCGTGCGCGCCGAGACCTCGCTCGACATGGGCGAACTCATCCCCTACCGGCTCCGACCCCTCCTCACCCGCGACTAG
- the pdhA gene encoding pyruvate dehydrogenase (acetyl-transferring) E1 component subunit alpha: MRLDDVRLNDLHLAAGADTVQLLTENGDRLSDVRFDAWVSDIGPEQLLGLYEDMLVIRRIDSEATALQRQGELGLWPPLLGQEASQIGSGRALRSDDFVFSSYREHGVAYCRGAGLVDLLRVWRGTTQSGWNPYDINMATPQVIIGAQTLHATGYALGIQADGTDAVAVAYFGDGATSEGDVTEAMIFAATYAAPVIFFCQNNQYAISEPVGLQAQRPIAERAPGFGIPSVRVDGNDVLAVMAVMRSALDRARSGGGPTFIEAVTYRVGPHTTADDPSRYRDPAEVEAWRGKDPVSRVEAHLGALGMLTQERLTRIQEKADRVAAEMRSGIVALQDPEPLSVFDNVYAEPHTGLTRQRDHYSRYLRTFVGGDDR; the protein is encoded by the coding sequence ATGCGCCTGGACGACGTGCGCCTGAACGACCTGCACCTTGCAGCCGGTGCCGACACCGTCCAGCTCCTGACCGAGAACGGCGACCGTCTCAGCGACGTCCGCTTCGACGCCTGGGTCTCCGACATCGGTCCCGAGCAACTGCTCGGACTCTACGAGGACATGCTCGTCATCCGTCGCATCGACTCCGAAGCCACCGCGCTGCAGCGCCAGGGCGAGCTCGGCCTGTGGCCGCCGCTGCTCGGCCAGGAGGCGTCGCAGATCGGCTCCGGCCGTGCGCTCCGCTCCGACGACTTCGTGTTCTCCAGCTACCGCGAGCACGGCGTGGCCTACTGCCGCGGCGCGGGCCTCGTCGACCTGCTGCGCGTCTGGCGCGGCACCACGCAGAGCGGCTGGAACCCGTACGACATCAACATGGCGACGCCGCAGGTGATCATCGGCGCGCAGACCCTGCACGCCACCGGCTACGCGCTCGGCATCCAGGCCGACGGCACGGACGCGGTCGCCGTCGCGTACTTCGGCGATGGGGCGACAAGCGAGGGGGATGTGACGGAGGCGATGATCTTCGCCGCCACGTACGCCGCCCCGGTGATCTTCTTCTGCCAGAACAACCAGTACGCGATCTCGGAGCCGGTCGGCCTGCAGGCGCAGCGCCCGATCGCCGAGCGCGCGCCCGGGTTCGGCATCCCGAGCGTCCGCGTCGACGGCAACGACGTGCTCGCGGTGATGGCCGTGATGCGCTCGGCCCTGGACCGCGCCCGCTCCGGCGGCGGTCCCACCTTCATCGAGGCGGTGACCTACCGCGTCGGGCCGCACACGACAGCGGACGACCCGAGCCGCTATCGCGACCCGGCCGAGGTCGAGGCCTGGCGCGGCAAGGATCCGGTCAGCCGGGTGGAGGCGCACCTCGGCGCGCTGGGGATGCTCACCCAGGAGCGGCTCACGCGCATCCAGGAGAAGGCGGACAGGGTGGCGGCGGAGATGCGCTCCGGCATCGTCGCGCTGCAGGACCCGGAGCCGCTCAGCGTGTTCGACAACGTGTACGCCGAGCCGCACACCGGCCTCACGCGCCAGCGCGACCACTACTCGCGCTACCTGCGCACCTTCGTCGGGGGTGACGACCGATGA
- a CDS encoding alpha-ketoacid dehydrogenase subunit beta, which yields MTSLTMAKAINAGLRRALAEDDKVVLMGEDIGTLGGVFRVTDGLQTEFGPRRVMDSPLAESGILGTAVGMAYRGFRPVVEIQFDGFIYPAFDQIVNQVARMHYRTQGAVKMPITIRVPFAGGIGAAEHHSDSPEALFAHAAGLRVVSPSDPQDAYTMIRQAIASDDPVLYFEPKRRYHAKGEVDEEAPLADARPMGTARVVAPGADVTLVTYGGLVQLARDAALAAGDEGVSVEVIDLRSLSPLDMDTVVASVKKTGRLVVTHEAALSGGLGAEVSASITERCFYHLEHAPVRITGHDIPYPPARLEAAHLPDLDRILDGIDRAMDRPNSLSGVED from the coding sequence ATGACCTCGCTGACGATGGCCAAGGCGATCAACGCGGGCCTCCGCCGCGCCCTCGCCGAGGACGACAAGGTGGTGCTGATGGGGGAGGACATCGGGACGCTCGGCGGCGTCTTCCGGGTCACCGACGGGCTCCAGACGGAGTTCGGCCCGCGCCGCGTGATGGACTCGCCGCTGGCCGAGTCCGGCATCCTCGGCACCGCGGTCGGGATGGCCTACCGCGGCTTCCGTCCCGTCGTCGAGATCCAGTTCGACGGCTTCATCTACCCGGCGTTCGACCAGATCGTGAACCAGGTGGCGCGGATGCACTACCGCACCCAGGGTGCGGTGAAGATGCCGATCACGATCCGGGTTCCGTTCGCCGGCGGCATCGGCGCGGCCGAGCACCACTCCGACTCCCCGGAGGCGCTGTTCGCGCACGCGGCGGGGCTGCGCGTCGTGAGCCCGTCGGACCCGCAGGACGCGTACACGATGATCCGGCAGGCGATCGCCTCCGACGACCCCGTGCTCTACTTCGAGCCGAAGCGCCGGTACCACGCGAAGGGCGAGGTCGACGAGGAGGCGCCCCTCGCGGACGCCCGCCCGATGGGGACGGCGCGCGTCGTCGCGCCCGGCGCCGACGTGACCCTGGTGACCTACGGCGGACTCGTGCAGCTCGCCCGCGACGCGGCCCTCGCGGCCGGAGACGAGGGCGTCTCGGTCGAAGTCATCGACCTGCGCTCGCTATCCCCGCTCGACATGGACACCGTCGTCGCGTCCGTGAAGAAGACCGGACGGCTCGTCGTCACCCACGAGGCCGCGCTCTCCGGCGGCCTCGGCGCGGAGGTCTCGGCGTCGATCACCGAGCGCTGCTTCTACCATCTCGAGCACGCGCCGGTCCGGATCACCGGGCACGACATCCCGTACCCTCCGGCACGGCTGGAGGCGGCGCACCTGCCCGACCTCGACCGCATCCTGGACGGCATCGACCGTGCCATGGACCGGCCGAACTCGCTGAGCGGGGTGGAGGACTGA
- a CDS encoding dihydrolipoamide acetyltransferase family protein produces MAVRDFTLPDLGEGLTESELVAWKVAVGDTVQLNQIVAEVETAKALVELPAPYEGRVSRLYVEPGVTVAVGEPLLAFEVEVAGTPAQQEAPAPEAAVQDDPAPEPTLVGYGARPDSTNRPARRARPGLAPVGAPAAAAAPAPAAAPVGLAERPRATPPVRKLARERGIDLATVTGTGERGLITRQDLETASAPAQTQPAADGRELRIPIRGVRKATADAMVRSAFGAPQASVFLTVDVTPTTELVERLRARRDTAEARPGLLAVVAKALCIALRRTPELNARWDEPAQEIVQTASVHLGIAAATPRGLMVPVIRDADARSLVDLAGAIRSLAETARAGKTPPAELTGGTITITNVGVFGVDAGTPILTPGEAAILAVGAVRRQPWEHRGEIALRDVLTLVLTFDHRIADGEQASRFLADIGGILADPASVLTLV; encoded by the coding sequence ATGGCGGTCAGGGACTTCACCCTGCCCGATCTCGGCGAGGGGCTGACCGAGTCGGAGCTGGTGGCCTGGAAGGTCGCGGTCGGCGACACGGTGCAGCTGAACCAGATCGTCGCCGAGGTGGAGACGGCGAAGGCGCTCGTGGAGCTGCCCGCGCCCTACGAGGGACGGGTGTCGCGGCTCTACGTGGAGCCGGGTGTGACGGTCGCGGTGGGGGAGCCGCTGCTCGCGTTCGAGGTGGAGGTGGCCGGCACTCCCGCGCAGCAGGAGGCGCCGGCGCCGGAGGCCGCGGTGCAGGACGACCCCGCGCCGGAGCCGACGCTGGTCGGCTACGGCGCGCGCCCGGACTCGACGAACCGGCCGGCCCGTCGGGCGCGTCCGGGGCTGGCGCCGGTCGGGGCGCCCGCCGCCGCCGCGGCTCCCGCCCCCGCTGCCGCGCCCGTCGGCCTCGCCGAGCGCCCGCGCGCCACCCCGCCCGTGCGGAAGCTCGCGCGCGAGCGAGGCATCGACCTCGCCACCGTCACCGGCACCGGCGAACGCGGGCTGATCACGCGTCAGGACCTGGAGACGGCCTCTGCACCCGCGCAGACGCAGCCGGCCGCGGACGGCCGCGAGCTCCGCATCCCGATCCGCGGCGTCCGCAAGGCGACCGCGGACGCGATGGTCCGCAGCGCGTTCGGCGCTCCCCAGGCGAGCGTGTTCCTCACCGTCGACGTGACCCCGACCACCGAGCTGGTCGAACGCCTGCGGGCACGCCGCGACACCGCCGAGGCCCGGCCGGGCCTGCTCGCCGTCGTGGCGAAGGCTCTCTGCATCGCGCTCCGGCGCACCCCCGAGCTCAACGCGCGCTGGGACGAGCCGGCGCAGGAGATCGTGCAGACCGCCTCCGTGCACCTCGGGATCGCGGCGGCGACGCCGCGCGGGCTGATGGTCCCGGTGATCCGGGACGCGGACGCCCGTTCGCTCGTCGACCTGGCCGGAGCGATCCGCTCGCTCGCGGAGACGGCACGCGCGGGCAAGACGCCGCCGGCCGAGCTGACCGGCGGCACGATCACGATCACGAACGTCGGCGTGTTCGGGGTGGACGCGGGAACGCCCATCCTGACGCCGGGGGAGGCGGCGATCCTGGCGGTCGGTGCGGTGCGCAGGCAGCCGTGGGAGCATCGCGGGGAGATCGCGCTGCGCGACGTGCTCACGCTGGTGCTGACCTTCGACCACCGGATCGCCGACGGCGAGCAGGCGTCGCGGTTCCTCGCGGACATCGGTGGCATCCTCGCCGACCCCGCGTCGGTCCTCACCCTCGTCTAG
- the dapD gene encoding 2,3,4,5-tetrahydropyridine-2,6-dicarboxylate N-succinyltransferase, with translation MPSDVPEDSAAPATTDGAARTAWGYGLATVAGDGTVLDTWFPEPKLGRIPSGREPWIAPAELEELAGEDARRNVRIDIVTVEIDLDAAPASTPDAYLRLHVLSHLLARPNTVNLDGVFGHLPIVAWTNAGPVLPADLDRLRPSLQRAGIHVTGIDKFPRLLDYVTPDRVRIADASRVRLGAHLAPGTTVMHEGFVNFNAGTLGSSMVEGRISQGVVVGDGSDIGGGASIMGTLSGGGTQRVAIGERALLGANSGIGISIGDDTVVEAGLYVTAGTKVVVVDGPVTADGRPQTVKAVELSGVPGLLFRRNSLTGAVEVLRRAGTGVELNAALHA, from the coding sequence ATGCCTTCCGACGTTCCTGAAGACTCCGCCGCGCCCGCGACAACCGACGGGGCCGCCCGCACCGCGTGGGGCTACGGCCTCGCCACGGTCGCCGGCGACGGCACCGTGCTCGACACCTGGTTCCCGGAGCCGAAGCTCGGCCGCATCCCCTCGGGCCGCGAGCCGTGGATCGCGCCCGCGGAGCTGGAGGAGCTTGCGGGCGAGGACGCACGCAGGAACGTCCGCATCGACATCGTCACGGTCGAGATCGACCTGGATGCCGCGCCCGCGTCGACGCCCGACGCCTACCTCCGCCTGCACGTGCTCTCGCACCTGCTCGCGCGCCCGAACACCGTGAACCTGGACGGCGTGTTCGGCCACCTGCCGATCGTCGCCTGGACGAACGCGGGACCCGTCCTCCCGGCCGACCTCGACCGGTTGCGTCCGTCGCTGCAGCGCGCCGGCATCCACGTCACGGGCATCGACAAGTTCCCGCGCCTGCTCGACTACGTCACGCCCGACCGCGTGCGCATCGCCGACGCCTCGCGGGTCCGCCTCGGCGCGCACCTCGCGCCGGGCACGACCGTGATGCACGAGGGCTTCGTCAACTTCAACGCCGGGACGCTGGGCTCCTCCATGGTCGAGGGCCGCATCTCCCAGGGCGTGGTCGTCGGCGACGGCTCCGACATCGGCGGCGGCGCCTCCATCATGGGAACGCTCTCCGGCGGCGGGACGCAGCGGGTCGCCATCGGGGAACGCGCACTGCTCGGCGCGAACTCCGGCATCGGCATCTCGATCGGCGACGACACCGTCGTGGAGGCGGGTCTCTACGTGACCGCCGGCACGAAGGTGGTCGTGGTCGACGGCCCGGTCACCGCCGACGGCCGGCCGCAGACGGTGAAGGCCGTCGAGCTCTCGGGCGTCCCCGGTCTGCTGTTCCGCCGCAACTCCCTCACCGGCGCCGTCGAGGTGCTGCGCCGCGCCGGCACCGGCGTCGAGCTGAACGCGGCGCTGCACGCCTGA
- the dapE gene encoding succinyl-diaminopimelate desuccinylase, with translation MPLDLSASAIDLTRQICDIESVSGNEKPLADAIEEVLAPLPHVEVIRDGDTVVARTNLGRERRALIAGHIDTVPLNGNLPARFEEEGGVRYLWGRGTVDMKAGVAVQLKLAAELTDPAIDVTWMWYDHEEVNAELNGLGRLARNRPDLFVGDFAILGEPSNGVVEGGCNGNLRVEVRTYGLRAHSARGWVGENAIHKATRILDTLAAYQAREVEVEGLVYREGLNAVGITGGVAGNIIPDECMVHINYRFAPSRSSEEAIAHMHELFGDYEITVVDRADGARPGLDAPLAQEFLSAVGGVAKPKYGWTDVARFSALGIPAVNYGPGDPLKAHADDERVDVEQIVAVEAGLRAWLSGTGAR, from the coding sequence GTGCCTCTCGACCTCAGCGCCAGCGCCATCGACCTCACCCGCCAGATCTGCGACATCGAATCCGTCTCCGGGAACGAGAAGCCGCTGGCCGATGCGATCGAGGAGGTGCTCGCCCCGCTGCCCCACGTCGAGGTCATCCGCGACGGGGACACCGTGGTCGCCCGCACGAACCTCGGCCGGGAGCGACGCGCCCTGATCGCCGGGCACATCGACACCGTCCCGCTCAACGGGAACCTGCCGGCGCGCTTCGAGGAGGAGGGCGGCGTCCGCTACCTCTGGGGGCGTGGCACCGTCGACATGAAGGCCGGCGTCGCCGTCCAGCTGAAGCTCGCCGCAGAGCTCACCGATCCCGCCATCGACGTGACGTGGATGTGGTACGACCACGAGGAGGTCAACGCGGAGCTGAACGGCCTCGGCCGCCTCGCCCGCAACCGGCCGGACCTGTTCGTCGGCGACTTCGCCATCCTCGGCGAGCCGAGCAACGGCGTCGTGGAGGGCGGCTGCAACGGCAACCTCCGCGTGGAGGTGCGCACCTACGGGCTGCGCGCGCACTCGGCCCGCGGTTGGGTGGGCGAGAACGCCATCCACAAGGCCACCCGCATCCTGGACACCCTCGCCGCGTACCAGGCCCGCGAGGTCGAGGTCGAGGGCCTGGTGTACCGCGAGGGGCTGAACGCGGTCGGGATCACCGGCGGCGTCGCGGGCAACATCATCCCCGACGAGTGCATGGTGCACATCAACTACCGGTTCGCGCCGTCGCGCAGCTCCGAGGAGGCGATCGCGCACATGCACGAGCTCTTCGGCGATTACGAGATCACCGTCGTCGACCGCGCCGACGGGGCGCGGCCCGGGCTCGACGCGCCGCTGGCGCAGGAGTTCCTCTCCGCGGTGGGCGGGGTCGCGAAGCCCAAGTACGGCTGGACGGACGTCGCCCGGTTCAGCGCGCTCGGCATCCCGGCCGTCAACTACGGGCCGGGCGACCCGCTGAAGGCGCACGCCGACGACGAGCGGGTGGACGTCGAGCAGATCGTGGCCGTGGAGGCCGGACTCCGTGCCTGGCTCAGCGGTACCGGCGCCCGCTGA
- a CDS encoding DUF3117 domain-containing protein, whose amino-acid sequence MAAMKPRTGDGPMEAVKEGRLIIVRVPLEGGGRLVVSVNDAEAKELHDALASVVSAS is encoded by the coding sequence ATGGCGGCCATGAAGCCGAGGACCGGGGACGGGCCAATGGAGGCTGTGAAGGAGGGACGGCTCATCATCGTGCGTGTGCCGCTCGAAGGTGGGGGACGTCTCGTCGTCTCCGTCAACGACGCGGAAGCCAAAGAACTCCACGATGCTCTCGCGAGCGTCGTGAGCGCCTCCTAG
- a CDS encoding class I SAM-dependent methyltransferase, which translates to MSDKDSNWRFADDVIVESEVILRARQQSLELGVDPIAASTGAQAAVVVAATAAENIIEIGTGAGVSGLWLLSGAAEAQLTSIDVEVDHQQHARAFFTEAGIASNRVRLITGRALDVLPRMNENSYDIVFIDADPQSVIEYVEHGLRLVRPGGTVLVARALWRGRVADPAARDDIATGFRTLITETAASGAVISALSPAGDGLLQITKVTP; encoded by the coding sequence GTGTCAGACAAGGACTCGAACTGGAGATTCGCCGACGACGTGATCGTCGAGAGCGAGGTGATCCTCCGCGCACGCCAGCAGTCGCTCGAGCTCGGGGTCGACCCCATCGCTGCGAGCACGGGTGCGCAGGCGGCCGTCGTCGTCGCCGCCACCGCGGCCGAGAACATCATCGAGATCGGGACGGGCGCCGGCGTCTCCGGGCTGTGGCTGCTCAGCGGCGCGGCGGAGGCCCAGCTCACCTCGATCGACGTCGAGGTCGACCACCAGCAGCACGCGCGCGCCTTCTTCACCGAGGCGGGCATCGCATCCAACCGCGTGCGCCTGATCACCGGCCGCGCCCTGGACGTGCTGCCGAGGATGAACGAGAACTCCTACGACATCGTCTTCATCGACGCAGACCCGCAGTCGGTCATCGAGTACGTGGAGCACGGCCTGCGGCTCGTCCGGCCCGGCGGGACGGTTCTGGTGGCGCGCGCGCTGTGGCGCGGCCGCGTCGCCGACCCGGCCGCGCGCGACGACATCGCCACCGGCTTCCGCACGCTCATCACCGAGACCGCGGCCTCCGGCGCCGTCATCAGCGCCCTCTCCCCCGCCGGCGACGGCCTCCTCCAGATCACGAAGGTCACCCCGTAA
- a CDS encoding Sec-independent protein translocase TatB yields the protein MFGLTFDKLLIVAVIAAFLIGPERLPTYAAKLGQLVRSLRDFANGAKTRMRDEMGPEFDEVDWKKLDPRQYDPRRIIREALLEETPAPASAIKPVTQSAYAQRRGALTPGSVPPFDAEAT from the coding sequence GTGTTCGGCCTGACATTCGACAAGCTCCTGATCGTGGCGGTGATCGCCGCCTTCCTGATCGGGCCGGAGCGCCTCCCCACCTACGCGGCGAAGCTCGGTCAGCTGGTCCGCTCGCTCCGCGACTTCGCCAACGGCGCGAAGACCAGGATGCGCGACGAGATGGGCCCGGAGTTCGACGAGGTCGACTGGAAGAAGCTCGACCCTCGGCAGTACGACCCGCGCCGGATCATCCGCGAGGCGCTGCTGGAGGAGACGCCGGCGCCGGCCTCCGCCATCAAGCCGGTCACTCAGTCCGCGTACGCGCAGCGCCGCGGCGCGCTGACGCCGGGGTCGGTCCCGCCGTTCGACGCCGAGGCGACCTGA